From the genome of Aquificaceae bacterium:
CTGCTTGTCTATCGCTGGAAAAGGAGCTTAAAATAGCCTATTTGGGTCCAAAGGCAACTTTTACGCATCAGGCAGCACTTGAATACTTTGGCTTTTCCGCCCATTACGTGCCGGTAAGCACCATAGGGGATGTCTTTAGGGAGGTTGAGACGGGTAGGGTTGACTACGGTGTGGTTCCAGTAGAAAACACCACAGAAGGAGTTGTCAACTACACTCTTGACATGTTTTTGGAGTCTGACCTTAGGATAGTAGGAGAGGTGGTAATACCCATCAAGCTCAATCTTTTATCCACCGCAAGTGGGTTAGAAAATATAAAGACTGTTTACTCTCATAGACATGCACTCGCACAGTGTAAGGAGTGGCTAAGGAAAAACCTCCCACAGGCAAGCCTTATAGAAACTGAAAGTACCGCCAAAGCCTGTGAGCTGGTTATGGAGCTTGAGGATGCTGGTGCTATAGCCAGCGAAGTTGCCGCATACACCTACCACCTTAACATCCTTGCGGAAAACATTCAAGATAACCCTAACAATTACACAAGGTTTTTGGTGATAGGCAAAAGGTGGATGAAACCTACTGGCAAGGATAAGACAAGCATAATATTTGCTGTGAAGGATGAAGCTGGGGCACTCTACAAAGCTTTGGAAAGCTTTTATAGATATGGTGTCAACCTCACAAAGATAGTCTCAAGACCATCAAAAAAGAAGGTTTGGGATTATGTGTTTTTTGTGGACTTGGAGGGACATGCGGAAGAGGAAAATGTAAAGAAGGCTTTGGAGCTTTTGCAAGAGAGGTCTCAGATGGTTAAAGTTCTTGGCTCATATCCGAAGGCACTTCTACAGGAGGGCTAACTCGGTCAGCAATCTTCTTTTGTGAGAAGTGCCTGTGGAAGGCTCAATAGTTTTGTCTGTGAGTTTTAGACCCACTGCTCTCCCCTCCGAGATAAGTCTTATGACTAAGTAGGTAAGTTTTGAAAGGCGTTCTTCAAGACTGCCCTCCACCATATCTAAGCTGAGGACTATCGGCGGTGCGGACTCGTCCACCATTTCCTTTACATATAAACTACCCGTTTTTGCAGAAGTCTTCCAATGGATAAATTTCATAGGCTCGTTGGAATATTCTCTAACCCCATACAGCTCATCATAACCGCGACTTCTACTTTGGAGATTGGCTTGACCTCTTTCCCTTTGAAAAGTGATTAAATGTCTTTCTGCCACTGCCATAGGCTTTGGAAATACCACCATGTTTATGGGAACTTCTACACTATAAAACCTTTCAAAAAGACCCACAGGAAAGGAAGAAGCTATCTCAAGATTTATACTTGAGTAATGCCCCCTTCTTTCAAAAACTGTAGAAAGCTTGCCTTCTACTTCCTTACCTCCAAGTATAAGAGGAAAGACACAGCTACCCTCTTTTAGCCTTATGCTTATGAGAAAGGCGGGAAGTCTTTTTTTGTTTTTTACCACGACCCTAAGCTCAGTCATAGTGTTTGCGTAAACCTCCTCCGGTGGTATAAGGATTACCTCAAGCCCTCTTAGGTTGTAAAGAGACCAAACTCCAGAAAGTAGCATGAAGGAGAGCATGTAAGATACTACCAGATATAGTAGATTGTTGGCGGTATTTACCGCCGCCACGCCTAAGAATATGGTTATGCCTATAAATATAACTCCAGCCCTGTTAACCCTGACCTTGTATCTTGTTTTCACCGAAGAAAACTCTAAAAAGCTCTGTTGGTATTGGCACAAGGACCGTGTTGCCTGGTTTTGTGGCTACGTTTTGTATGGTCTCAAGGTATCTAAGCTGTATAGCTATAGGCTGGGTTGCAAGTATTTGTGCCGCTTCTGCCAGCTTTTGTGCTGCCTGATATTCCGCTTCTGCTGCAATTATCTTTGCCCTTCTTTCCCTTTCCGCCTCTGCCTGTCTTGCCATAGCCTTACGAAGTTCTTCTGGTAGGTCTATTCTCTTTAGCTCCACTGCCACAACTTTCACGCCCCAAGGGTCTGTTTGTCTGTCAATTATCTCCTGTAGTTGAAGGTTTAGCTTTTCTCTTTCAGAAAGTAGTTCGTCAAGCTCTGCAGCACCACACACGCTTCTTAAAGTAGTTTGTGCTATCTGAGAGGTAGCGTATAGGTAGTTTTCAACTTGGACTATAGCCTTTACAGGGTCAACCACTCTAAAATAGACCACCGCATCCACGCTAACAGACACATTATCTCTGGTAATTATGTCCTGCGTAGGCACATCAAGAGTGATGGTTCTAAGGTCTACCTTTACCATTTTGTCAATTATGGGTATAAGGATGAAAAGACCAGGTCCCTTTGCTCCTATTACCCTTCCGAGCCTGAAGATAACCGCTCTTTGATACTCTGGCACTATTTTCACCGCAGTGGCAAGAAATATGATTACTAAGATGGCTATAACTATCAGAGGAGAAAAACCCATAGCTAAACCTCCTATGAATTTAATTATGTCTCCCCCCGCTATACTTGCAAGCACAACCGCAAGGAAGAGTAAAAAAGGTAAAAGGTCCAAAATAGGCTTCATACTCTAAATTATATCATGCTTCAAGGATAGCACCCTTTGAAGCGGAGGAGACAAACTTCGCATACCTTCTGAGCCACGAGCTTTTTATAGGCTTTTGCTTAGGACGGAAGCCTTCCATCCTCCTCTTAAATTCTTCCTCCGATATAAGAAGTTCCAACCTTCTGTTGGGAATGTCTATAAGTATCTCATCACCATCTTGCACTATCCCTATAGGTCCTCCTGCCGCAGCCTCTGGAGAAACATGTCCTATACAAGCCCCCCTTGTGCCACCAGAAAACCTACCATCGGTTATAAGTGCAACCTTATCTCCCAAACCCATACCCATTATAGCAGAGGTAGGTGAAAGCATTTCTCTCATACCAGGTCCGCCCTTTGGTCCTTCGTAGCGTATGACCACCACATGACCAGGTTTTACCTTACCTCCAAGTATACCTTCTATGGCTTCCTCTTCTGAATCAAAGCATATGGCTTTGCCCCTAAAGACCAACATATTAGGGTCAACTCCTGCGGTCTTTACCACAGCACCTTCTGGTGCAAGGTTTCCAAAGAGTATGGCTATGCCACCTTCTTTGGAGTATGGCTCTTCTATTCTCCTTATGACTTCACCGTCCGCATCGGGTGCTTCTTGGGCTATTTCTCTAAGGGTCTTGAGGCTCACTGTTGGTCTATCTGGGTAGGGTAGATATCCGCCTCTTATAAGCTCTTTTAGGATGGCAGGTATTCCACCTACATTGTCAAGGTCTTGTATGTGGTAATGAGATGCGGGTGATATTTTGCATATATTGGGTGTCCTCTTTGATATTTCGTTTATGCGTGCAAGGTCGTATTCAACGCCTGCCTCCCTTGCTATAGCCAAAAGGTGCAATATG
Proteins encoded in this window:
- the ilvD gene encoding dihydroxy-acid dehydratase, which gives rise to MLRSDKVKKGIERSPHRALLRACGLSDEDFDKPLIGIANSYIDIIPGHVHLREFVQPIKEEVRKAGGVPIEFNVIGVDDGIAMGHYGMHYSLPSRELIADSIETVVEAHQLDALICIPNCDKIVPGMLMAVARLNIPAIFISGGPMLAGEVNGKKVDLISVFEGIGQLKAGKITERELKVIEEHACPTCGSCSGMFTANSMNCITEVLGLALPGNGTIPAVDPRRELLARKTARQIMELLRRDIRPRDLLTQETFDNAFAVDIAMGGSSNTILHLLAIAREAGVEYDLARINEISKRTPNICKISPASHYHIQDLDNVGGIPAILKELIRGGYLPYPDRPTVSLKTLREIAQEAPDADGEVIRRIEEPYSKEGGIAILFGNLAPEGAVVKTAGVDPNMLVFRGKAICFDSEEEAIEGILGGKVKPGHVVVIRYEGPKGGPGMREMLSPTSAIMGMGLGDKVALITDGRFSGGTRGACIGHVSPEAAAGGPIGIVQDGDEILIDIPNRRLELLISEEEFKRRMEGFRPKQKPIKSSWLRRYAKFVSSASKGAILEA
- a CDS encoding slipin family protein, which translates into the protein MKPILDLLPFLLFLAVVLASIAGGDIIKFIGGLAMGFSPLIVIAILVIIFLATAVKIVPEYQRAVIFRLGRVIGAKGPGLFILIPIIDKMVKVDLRTITLDVPTQDIITRDNVSVSVDAVVYFRVVDPVKAIVQVENYLYATSQIAQTTLRSVCGAAELDELLSEREKLNLQLQEIIDRQTDPWGVKVVAVELKRIDLPEELRKAMARQAEAERERRAKIIAAEAEYQAAQKLAEAAQILATQPIAIQLRYLETIQNVATKPGNTVLVPIPTELFRVFFGENKIQGQG
- the pheA gene encoding prephenate dehydratase → MEDLKELRKEIDAIDEEILKLLNQRAKLAKRAGEIKKSMGLEVHVPEREREIINRIIRLNKELYGEEFPTEAVVHIYREIISACLSLEKELKIAYLGPKATFTHQAALEYFGFSAHYVPVSTIGDVFREVETGRVDYGVVPVENTTEGVVNYTLDMFLESDLRIVGEVVIPIKLNLLSTASGLENIKTVYSHRHALAQCKEWLRKNLPQASLIETESTAKACELVMELEDAGAIASEVAAYTYHLNILAENIQDNPNNYTRFLVIGKRWMKPTGKDKTSIIFAVKDEAGALYKALESFYRYGVNLTKIVSRPSKKKVWDYVFFVDLEGHAEEENVKKALELLQERSQMVKVLGSYPKALLQEG
- a CDS encoding DUF58 domain-containing protein, whose translation is MKTRYKVRVNRAGVIFIGITIFLGVAAVNTANNLLYLVVSYMLSFMLLSGVWSLYNLRGLEVILIPPEEVYANTMTELRVVVKNKKRLPAFLISIRLKEGSCVFPLILGGKEVEGKLSTVFERRGHYSSINLEIASSFPVGLFERFYSVEVPINMVVFPKPMAVAERHLITFQRERGQANLQSRSRGYDELYGVREYSNEPMKFIHWKTSAKTGSLYVKEMVDESAPPIVLSLDMVEGSLEERLSKLTYLVIRLISEGRAVGLKLTDKTIEPSTGTSHKRRLLTELALL